Proteins found in one Synechococcus sp. LA31 genomic segment:
- the rplI gene encoding 50S ribosomal protein L9 produces the protein MAKRVSVVLSEDVLSLGKDGDLVEVAPGYARNFLLPQGKAVPLTPAVMRQVEHRRAKEAERQAALKADAVAFRTALDTIGRFTVKKQTGGDDVLFGTVTNGDVAEAIEAATKKEVDRRDIIVPEIHRTGSYKVQVKLHSEVTAEINLEVVSH, from the coding sequence ATGGCCAAGCGCGTTTCCGTGGTCCTCAGCGAGGACGTCCTCAGCCTGGGTAAGGACGGCGATCTGGTGGAAGTTGCCCCCGGCTATGCCCGCAACTTCCTCCTGCCCCAGGGCAAGGCTGTGCCCCTCACGCCTGCAGTGATGCGTCAGGTGGAGCACCGCCGCGCCAAGGAAGCCGAGCGCCAGGCCGCTCTCAAGGCTGATGCTGTGGCCTTCCGCACCGCCCTCGACACCATCGGCCGCTTCACCGTGAAGAAGCAAACCGGCGGTGACGACGTGCTGTTCGGCACCGTGACCAACGGCGACGTGGCTGAGGCGATCGAAGCCGCCACCAAGAAAGAGGTGGATCGCCGCGACATCATCGTTCCGGAAATCCACCGCACCGGCAGCTACAAGGTGCAGGTGAAGCTCCACAGCGAAGTGACCGCTGAGATCAATCTGGAAGTGGTGAGCCACTGA